A region of Solanum dulcamara chromosome 7, daSolDulc1.2, whole genome shotgun sequence DNA encodes the following proteins:
- the LOC129894782 gene encoding protein AGENET DOMAIN (AGD)-CONTAINING P1-like gives MKLKWQVKSNATIVTFFGAYHYGVKYKTFFTNDETSPLEEIVTIFEVCPVPPDHQTETVLVENDFYLYNMVDLFANDGWWLGLISGKIGQKYYVYFPTIEDNIEYPSDVLRFHQEWSNGEWINFPRTKEDF, from the coding sequence atgaagttgAAGTGGCAAGTTAAAAGCAATGCAACTATTGTCACTTTCTTTGGCGCTTATCATTATGGAGTCAAGTACAAGACATTTTTTACTAATGATGAAACCTCTCCACTAGAGGAGATTGTAACTATTTTCGAGGTCTGCCCTGTTCCACCTGATCATCAAACTGAAACAGTGCTAGTAGAAAATGACTTCTATCTATACAATATGGTTGATTTGTTCGCGAATGATGGTTGGTGGCTCGGGCTTATCAGTGGTAAAATTGGACAAAAGTACTATGTCTATTTTCCTACTATTGAGGATAATATTGAATATCCTAGTGATGTGTTGAGATTTCATCAAGAATGGTCTAATGGTGAGTGGATAAATTTTCCCAGGACAAAAGAAGATTTTTGA